In Trifolium pratense cultivar HEN17-A07 linkage group LG7, ARS_RC_1.1, whole genome shotgun sequence, a genomic segment contains:
- the LOC123893632 gene encoding glutamyl-tRNA reductase 1, chloroplastic-like: MAVSTTFSGPKFESLFLKSSSSSSRLSSTSISNHISLLGKPRTTFIQKGIIRCDALNSSSNDQTTTTISALELLKTSGADRYTKERSSIVVIGLSVHTCPVEMREKLAIPEAEWPRAIAELCSLNHIEEAAVLSTCNRMEIYVVALSQHRGVKEVMEWMSKTSSVPVSDLCEHRFLLYNKDATQHIFQVSAGLESLVLGEGQILSQVKQVVKVGQGVNGFGRNISGLFKHAITVGKRVRAETNIAAGAVSVSSAAVELAYMKLPDASHGNARMLVIGAGKMGKLVIKHLVSKGCTRMVVVNRTEERVAAIREELKDIEIIYKPLSEMLSCTCEADVVFTSTASENPLFMKDDVKDLPPASQEVGGRRLFIDISVPRNVGSCVSDIDSVRVYNVDDLKEVVAANKEDRLRKAREAQVIIVEELKQFEAWRDSLETVPTIKKLRAYAERIRVAELEKCLGKMGDDISKKTRKAVDDLSRGIVNRMLHGPMQHLRCDGSDDRTLTETLENMHALNRMFSLETEISVLEQKVRAKVEQNQK, encoded by the exons ATGGCCGTTTCAACTACTTTCTCTGGCCCCAAATTCGAGTCTCTATTCCtcaaatcttcttcttcttcttcaaggtTATCATCAACCTCCATTTCCAACCATATATCACTTCTCGGGAAACCCAGAACTACCTTCATTCAAAAAGGGATTATTCGTTGTGATGCTCTAAATTCTTCTTCTAATGATCAAACTACCACCACCATTTCTGCTCTTGAGCTTCTCAAAACTTCTGGAGCTGATA GGTACACAAAGGAAAGGAGCAGCATTGTCGTCATTGGGCTCAGTGTGCACACTTGTCCAGTGGAAATGCGTGAAAAACTTGCCATTCCTGAAGCAGAATGGCCTAGAGCTATTGCAGAGCTTTGCAGTCTCAATCATATTGAAGAAGCAGCTGTTCTGAGCACCTGCAACCGAATGGAGATATATGTTGTCGCTCTATCCCAACACCGCGGTGTCAAAGAGGTCATGGAATGGATGTCAAAA ACAAGTTCTGTTCCTGTTTCAGACCTCTGCGAGCACCGGTTTTTACTATACAACAAAGATGCCACACAGCACATTTTTCAAGTGTCGGCGGGTCTTGAGTCTCTGGTATTGGGAGAAGGTCAAATCCTTTCTCAGGTTAAACAAGTTGTCAAAGTTGGACAAGGAGTTAATGGCTTTGGAAGAAACATTAGTGGTCTATTCAAGCATGCAATAACTGTTGGAAAGAGGGTTAGAGCGGAGACCAATATTGCTGCTGGGGCAGTTTCTGTGAGCTCAGCTGCAGTTGAATTGGCCTACATGAAGCTGCCCGATGCCTCACATGGTAATGCCAGGATGCTGGTTATAGGTGCTGGTAAGATGGGAAAGCTCGTGATCAAACATTTGGTTTCAAAAGGTTGTACAAGGATGGTTGTTGTCAATAGAACTGAGGAGAGAGTTGCTGCAATACGCGAAGAACTGAAGGATATTGAAATAATTTACAAACCTCTTTCAGAAATGCTCTCTTGTACCTGTGAAGCTGATGTCGTTTTCACCAGTACAGCATCAGAAAACCCATTATTCATGAAAGATGATGTCAAGGACCTTCCTCCAGCAAGTCAAGAGGTTGGAGGCCGTCGCCTTTTCATTGACATTTCTGTTCCTCGAAATGTTGGTTCATGTGTCTCAGATATTGACTCTGTGCGAGTTTACAATGTTGATGACCTTAAAGAGGTTGTGGCTGCCAACAAAGAGGATCGATTAAGAAAAGCAAGAGAAGCGCAGGTGATCATTGTTGAAGAGTTAAAGCAATTTGAAGCTTGGAGGGACTCGCTGGAAACTGTTCCTACCATTAAAAAATTGAGAGCCTATGCTGAAAGGATCAGGGTTGCTGAGCTTGAGAAATGTTTGGGTAAGATGGGTGATGATATCTCAAAGAAGACGCGGAAAGCTGTGGATGATCTTAGTCGAGGTATTGTGAATAGGATGCTTCATGGTCCAATGCAACATTTGAGGTGTGATGGGAGTGACGACCGGACTCTAACTGAGACCCTTGAGAACATGCATGCTTTGAATAGAATGTTCAGCCTTGAGACTGAAATATCTGTTTTGGAGCAGAAGGTTCGAGCAAAGGTTGAACAAAACCAGAAGTAA
- the LOC123893631 gene encoding uncharacterized protein LOC123893631, translating into MSLPPEIDDFFKQSIDHSLGLPISSQTLDIKLRASKHSEQILRDQNTSLLQKLKQKDQLIQQSKYEACVNALAIKKFVEENQKLAAECENLLGHCSKLKKECALYDNDREALIDFQNEAEERAREACLRAQELERDLVMYQLELKKCRRHENESVDSSASTLGVESLLDSLLATVTTKDESSTYEFLVANSENEHCKKLLSMWNGLKQSTRRVLSLVAELMSLEKDKEHLRINLDRAEEEGKLLSVENSILEKENRRLVMKYKERSHTESGGKLTNSTSAKSNKRKSSSKTSSSMAKKVDFDDLDSVSPRQALSPLQSN; encoded by the exons atGTCTCTTCCCCCTGAAATCGACGATTTCTTCAAACAATCCATCGACCACTCATTAGGTCTTCCCATCTCCTCCCAAACCCTCGACATCAAGCTTCGCGCCTCCAAACATTCCGAACAAATTCTCCGCGATCAGAACACTTCACTTCTTCAAAAACTTAAACAAAAAGACCAACTCATTCAACAATCCAAG TATGAAGCGTGTGTGAATGCACTGGCGATAAAAAAGTTTGTTGAGGAGAATCAGAAATTGGCTGCGGAGTGTGAGAATTTGTTGGGGCATTGTAGTAAACTCAAGAAGGAATGTGCCTTGTATGATAATGATAGAGAAGCGTTGATTGATTTTCAGAATGAAGCTGAAGAGCGAGCCAGGGAAGCGTGTTTACGAGCTCAGGAGTTGGAACGTGATTTGGTTATGTATCAATTGGAGTTGAAGAAATGTCGCCGCCATGAAAATGAATCG GTTGACTCTTCGGCAAGCACACTTGGGGTGGAGAGTTTGCTTGACTCACTTTTGGCAACAGTTACTACTAAAGACGAGTCTTCTACATATGAATTCTTGGTTGCAAATAGTGAAAATGAGCACTGTAAAAAGCTGCTGTCAATGTGGAACGG CTTAAAACAATCAACTCGGAGAGTATTGTCTCTTGTTGCTGAATTGATGTCTCTAGAAAAGGACAAAGAGCATCTAAGGATTAACCTTGACAGAGCTGAAGAGGAG GGCAAACTACTATCTGTTGAAAATAGTATATTGGAAAAGGAGAACAGAAGGTTAGTGATGAAATACAAGGAAAGGAGTCATACAGAATCTGGCGGGAAGCTTACCAATAGTACATCTGCCAAG TCAAACAAGAGAAAGTCCAGTTCAAAGACAAGTAGCTCGATGGCGAAGAAggttgattttgatgatttAGATTCAGTATCACCTAGACAAGCATTGTCACCCTTGCAAAGTAACTAA